In Verrucomicrobiota bacterium, a single window of DNA contains:
- the tpiA gene encoding triose-phosphate isomerase: MSRKKIIAANWKMNKTSTEAKAFMQAFKTELGAFDGAEAVIVPSFVSIATVATEIAGAKNIQVGAQNVYWEKSGAFTAEISTDMLKDLGVTYVVIGHSERRQFFGETNETVNKRIKAALAAGLRPIFCIGETLTEREAGRLVEVITSQVKEGLANITGEEITELVLAYEPVWAIGTGKVATPEQAQEVHALIRKTLAEMYGEKLAGQLRIQYGGSVKAANAKELLHQEDIDGALVGGASLDPREFALIVKAAVK; the protein is encoded by the coding sequence ATGTCCAGAAAAAAAATCATCGCTGCAAATTGGAAAATGAATAAAACCAGCACGGAAGCAAAGGCTTTCATGCAGGCTTTCAAAACTGAACTCGGGGCCTTTGATGGTGCTGAAGCGGTCATTGTTCCTTCCTTCGTCTCGATTGCTACTGTGGCCACCGAGATCGCGGGAGCAAAAAATATCCAAGTCGGTGCCCAAAATGTTTACTGGGAAAAATCAGGTGCCTTCACAGCCGAGATATCCACAGACATGCTTAAAGACCTCGGAGTCACCTATGTCGTCATCGGGCATTCGGAACGTCGCCAGTTTTTTGGTGAAACCAATGAAACCGTCAATAAACGCATTAAGGCAGCTTTGGCCGCCGGATTACGCCCGATTTTCTGTATCGGTGAGACATTGACTGAACGTGAGGCGGGTAGACTCGTCGAGGTGATCACCTCCCAAGTCAAAGAAGGCCTAGCTAATATCACGGGCGAAGAAATTACTGAGTTAGTACTGGCTTATGAACCCGTTTGGGCGATCGGAACCGGCAAGGTCGCCACTCCCGAGCAGGCCCAAGAGGTGCATGCCCTGATCCGCAAGACTCTGGCAGAAATGTACGGAGAAAAGCTTGCAGGACAATTACGAATCCAATATGGTGGCAGTGTGAAGGCTGCAAACGCCAAAGAGCTTCTCCATCAAGAAGATATTGATGGGGCTTTGGTGGGTGGTGCCAGTCTCGATCCCCGCGAATTTGCTTTGATTGTCAAAGCTGCGGTTAAATGA